One Comamonas endophytica DNA window includes the following coding sequences:
- the nth gene encoding endonuclease III — MQTAQIAPFFATLKAANPMPNTELEYTTVFELLTAVLLSAQATDVGVNKATRRMFPVANTPQAILDLGLEGLESHIKTIGLYRSKARHLLETCRRLIERHGGQVPRTREELEDLPGVGRKTANVVLNVAFGEPTMAVDTHIFRVSNRTGLAPGANPLAVERQLMARVPAEYAVDSHHWLILLGRYVCQARKPRCWECIVAQYCDFEPKTPAP; from the coding sequence ATGCAGACTGCGCAGATCGCTCCCTTTTTCGCCACGCTCAAGGCGGCCAATCCGATGCCCAACACCGAGCTCGAATACACCACGGTGTTCGAGCTGCTCACGGCCGTGCTGCTGTCGGCGCAGGCCACCGATGTGGGCGTCAACAAGGCCACGCGCAGGATGTTTCCCGTCGCCAACACGCCGCAGGCCATCCTCGATCTGGGCCTCGAGGGGCTGGAGTCGCATATCAAGACCATCGGCCTTTACCGCAGCAAGGCGCGGCATCTGCTGGAGACCTGCCGCCGGCTGATCGAGCGCCATGGCGGCCAGGTGCCGCGCACGCGCGAGGAGCTCGAGGACCTGCCGGGCGTGGGCCGCAAGACCGCCAACGTGGTGCTCAACGTCGCCTTTGGAGAGCCGACGATGGCCGTGGACACGCATATCTTCCGCGTCAGCAACCGCACGGGACTGGCGCCCGGCGCCAACCCGCTGGCGGTGGAGCGGCAGCTGATGGCGCGCGTGCCCGCCGAGTACGCGGTGGACTCGCACCACTGGCTGATCCTGCTGGGCCGCTATGTCTGCCAGGCGCGCAAGCCGCGCTGCTGGGAATGCATCGTGGCGCAGTACTGCGACTTCGAGCCCAAGACCCCGGCGCCCTGA
- a CDS encoding PLP-dependent aminotransferase family protein, whose protein sequence is MQFAERLNQVETSAIRELFKLLGKPGIISFAGGFPDSALFDVEGIRAATEAALDEEPGAALQYGATEGHQPLREELARLMAAKGVRDVAAGDLLVTTGSQQALDLLGKTMISPGDKVIVEGPTFLATIQCFRLYGAEVISAPIDEQGVDVEALEKLMAEHQPKMVYLIPTFGNPSGATLSLERRRKVLELAVKYQTLVVEDDPYGDLYFDAAPPPSLLALSSEVPGSRAWLAHCGSLSKVLSPGLRVGWLVAPTALRERAVMCKQFSDAHTSTYAQATAAQYLKAGGMPATLARVRAVYAERARAMGEALRRELGDAVSFVAPQGGLFLWVRLTGARGQLQDANVLAKRAIEQGVAFVPGAPFFAQNPDASTFRLSFATADVAKIEEGMARLGQALRAQA, encoded by the coding sequence ATGCAATTCGCCGAGCGCCTGAACCAGGTGGAGACTTCCGCCATCCGTGAGCTTTTCAAGCTGCTGGGCAAGCCCGGCATCATCAGCTTCGCCGGCGGTTTTCCCGACAGTGCGCTGTTCGATGTCGAAGGCATCCGCGCCGCCACCGAGGCCGCGCTGGACGAGGAACCCGGCGCCGCGCTGCAGTATGGCGCCACCGAGGGCCATCAGCCGCTGCGCGAGGAGCTCGCCAGGCTGATGGCCGCCAAGGGCGTGAGGGATGTCGCGGCCGGCGACCTGCTGGTCACCACCGGCAGCCAGCAGGCGCTGGACCTGCTGGGCAAGACCATGATCAGCCCGGGCGACAAGGTGATCGTCGAGGGCCCGACCTTCCTGGCCACCATCCAGTGCTTTCGCCTGTATGGCGCCGAAGTGATCAGCGCGCCCATTGACGAGCAGGGCGTGGATGTCGAAGCGCTCGAGAAGCTGATGGCCGAGCACCAGCCGAAGATGGTCTATCTGATCCCGACCTTCGGCAACCCCAGCGGCGCCACGCTGAGCCTGGAGCGCCGCCGCAAGGTGCTGGAGCTGGCCGTCAAGTACCAGACGCTGGTGGTGGAGGACGACCCCTATGGCGACCTGTACTTCGACGCCGCGCCGCCGCCGAGCCTGCTGGCGCTGTCCTCGGAAGTGCCCGGCAGCCGCGCCTGGCTGGCCCACTGCGGCAGCCTGAGCAAGGTGCTGAGCCCGGGCCTGCGCGTGGGCTGGCTGGTGGCGCCCACCGCGCTGCGCGAGCGGGCCGTCATGTGCAAGCAGTTCAGCGATGCCCATACCAGCACCTACGCGCAGGCCACCGCCGCGCAATACCTCAAGGCCGGCGGCATGCCGGCGACGCTGGCGCGCGTGCGCGCGGTCTATGCCGAGCGCGCGCGCGCCATGGGCGAGGCGCTGCGCCGCGAACTGGGCGACGCCGTGAGCTTCGTCGCGCCGCAGGGCGGCCTGTTCCTGTGGGTCAGGCTCACGGGCGCGCGCGGCCAGCTCCAGGATGCGAATGTGCTGGCCAAGCGCGCCATCGAGCAGGGCGTGGCCTTCGTGCCCGGCGCGCCCTTCTTCGCGCAGAACCCCGATGCCTCGACCTTCCGAC
- a CDS encoding CaiB/BaiF CoA transferase family protein, with amino-acid sequence MEQQEDSMEKTIAPAAGALQGIRVLDLSRILGGPLCGQILGDHGADVLKVEPPAGDDTRAWGPPFQDGVASYYHGLNRNKRIQFLDLASTEGREKVLALMAQADVLIENFKIGTMEKWGIGYEQLRERFPSLVWCRVSGFGADGPLGAWPGYDAAIQAMTGLMSVNGERDGGPLRVGLPVVDMVTGMNAVIGVMLALHERQRSGQGQLVDAALYDSGISLLHPHAANWFMDGRQPQRSGNAHPNIAPYDVLQTGSIPVFFAVGNDRQFRLLCEHIGCAALAQDERFATAGQRSIHRDALKPLLEEALAAFEGDALATELMGIGVPAAPVQPVDAALEHPHTLHRQLRVRMPGYQGVGAPVKLSRTPATYRHAPLTPGDSFE; translated from the coding sequence ATGGAGCAGCAGGAAGATTCGATGGAAAAGACAATAGCCCCCGCGGCCGGTGCGTTGCAGGGCATCCGCGTGCTGGACCTTTCGCGCATCCTCGGCGGCCCGCTGTGCGGGCAGATCCTCGGCGACCATGGCGCCGATGTGCTCAAGGTCGAGCCGCCCGCCGGCGACGACACGCGCGCCTGGGGCCCGCCGTTCCAGGACGGCGTGGCCTCCTATTACCATGGCCTGAACCGCAACAAGCGCATCCAGTTCCTGGACCTGGCCTCGACAGAGGGCCGGGAAAAGGTGCTGGCGCTGATGGCCCAGGCCGATGTGCTGATCGAGAACTTCAAGATCGGCACGATGGAGAAATGGGGCATCGGCTACGAGCAGCTGCGCGAGCGCTTCCCAAGCCTGGTCTGGTGCCGCGTCAGCGGCTTCGGCGCGGACGGCCCGCTGGGCGCCTGGCCCGGCTATGACGCGGCGATCCAGGCCATGACCGGCCTGATGAGCGTCAACGGCGAGCGCGACGGCGGCCCGCTGCGCGTGGGCCTGCCGGTCGTGGACATGGTGACTGGCATGAACGCGGTGATCGGCGTGATGCTGGCGCTGCACGAGCGCCAGCGCAGCGGGCAGGGCCAGCTGGTCGATGCCGCGCTCTACGACAGCGGCATCTCGCTGCTGCATCCGCATGCGGCCAACTGGTTCATGGACGGCAGGCAGCCGCAGCGCTCGGGCAACGCGCACCCCAACATCGCGCCCTATGACGTGCTGCAGACCGGCTCCATCCCGGTGTTCTTCGCCGTCGGCAACGACCGGCAGTTCCGGCTGCTGTGCGAGCACATCGGCTGCGCGGCGCTGGCGCAGGACGAGCGCTTTGCCACGGCCGGGCAGCGCTCCATCCACCGCGATGCGCTCAAGCCGCTGCTGGAAGAAGCGCTGGCGGCCTTCGAGGGCGATGCGCTGGCCACCGAGCTGATGGGGATCGGCGTGCCCGCCGCGCCGGTGCAGCCCGTCGATGCCGCGCTCGAGCACCCGCACACGCTGCACCGCCAGCTGCGCGTGCGGATGCCGGGCTACCAGGGGGTGGGCGCGCCGGTCAAGCTCTCGCGCACGCCGGCCACCTACCGGCATGCGCCGCTGACGCCCGGCGACAGCTTCGAATAG